The genomic DNA GTCAAGCACCCCCCGGGAACGGCGAACGGCCCGGGAGGCGATCGCCTCCCGGGCCGTGTCGGTGCGGTTTCCTACTCGTCGTCCTCGTCGTCGAGGCGGGCCAGCCAGGTGGCCAGCCGCTCGACCGGGACCTCGAAATCGGGGTTGAGGTCGACGAACTCGCGCAGACGCTCGGCCAGCCACTCGAAAGTGACCTCCTCGTCGCCGCGTCGGCCCGCCAACTCCTCGATGCCGCGGTCGGTGAAGTACACGGTGCGCTCCGGTGCGATGGGGGTGTGACCCCGTCAGGATAGAACGGCCGGGTCAGCCGTCGTGGCGGTAGTAGCTGGCCGACAGCCGGACCTCCGCCGTGCTCCGGTTGCCCTGCTCCAGCACCGTGACCACGGCGACCCCGCCGTTGACCCGGTTGCGGACGCAGAACACCCGGCCGACCGGCAGCGCGTCGAAGGCGAGGTCGGTCACCGGGGCCCGGTCGATCCCGGCCGCGCACTGCTCGGGCGTCAGGCCGCCGTCGCGGGAGACGAACACGTCCGAGTTGCCGGACCAGGTGAAACGGCCGAGGCCGGGCTCCAGCTCCCAGGACGGGCTCGCCCCGTCGGAGACCACCTTCCCGGCCGCCAGGTCGAAGCTGTAGGTGTAGTCCGGGCTGTGCAGCTCCCGGTCCCGGTACACCTCGGTGTACCGGCCCTCGGCGGAGCCGCCCCGGGCGGTCCCCTGCGGGCTCCCCGCGGCGCCGGCCGAGCCGCCCGCGACGCCGCCGGTGGCCGCGCCGTTCCCGTCCGCCCGGCCCTTCAGCGCCACCCCGGCCGCGGTGCCGGCCAGCACCATGACCACCGAGACGGCCAGCAGGGTCTTCCAGGAGACGCTCCCGCGCCGGGGCGCGGGCCCGGCGGCCGTCCGGGTCGTGTCGTACGCGCCGGCCGGCGGTGGGCCGAAGCCGGCCGGGGGCGGGCCGAAGCCGGCGGCGGGCGGCACCGCCGGCACGGGTGGGCCGGACACCGGCACGGGTGGGCCGGACACCGGCACGGTGACCGGGGCGGTCGGCGGGATCGCGGGCGGCGGTGGGCCGGCGGGCGCCGTCGGCAACGGCGCCGGGGGAGTGTGCGGCAGGTCGGAGCGGCGGGTGAGCTCGGGGCCGACCCCGGCCGGCAGCCAGTCGTCGCCGAACCGGAGCAGGCCGCCGACCGCCGGGTGCGCGCGGGCGACCTCAATGATCTCGGCGGGCGCCGGCCGGTCCTCCGGCCGCTTGGCCAGGCAGCGCAGCAGCAGGCCGCGCAGCTCGGCCGGGACGCCGTCGAGCACCGGCTCCTCGTGCACCACCCGGTACAGCACGGCGGTCTCCGGGCCCTCGCCGAACGGCGGGACGCCCCCCGCCACGTACGCGGCCAGTGCACCGAGCGCGAACACGTCGGTGGCCGGGGTGACCGGGTGGCCCTGCGCCTGCTCGGGGGCCATGAAGGCGGGCGAGCCGATCCGGAAGCCGGTGCCGGTCAGCGCGGTGGCGTCGGCCGCGCGGGCGATGCCGAAGTCGATCACCCGCGGTCCGTCGCCGGCGATCAGCACGTTGGCCGGCTTGAGGTCCCGGTGGACCACCCCGACGCCGTGGATCGCCTGCAGCGCCTCGGCGATCCCGCCGAGCAGCAGCAGCACGGTCCGGACCGGCAGCGCGCCGTGCTCGCGGACCACCTGCTGCAGGGACGGGCCGGGCACGTACGCGGTGACCAGCCAGGGAGCCTCGGCGTCGAGGCCGGAGTCGATCACCTGCGCGGTGTAGAGGCCGTGGATCCGCCGGGCGTTCAGCACCTCCTGGGCGAACCGGCGGCGGAACTCAGCGTCCTCGGCGAACTCCGGGCGCACCACCTTGAGCGCCACCGGACGCCCGCCCGGCGTGTACGAGAGGTAGACCCGGCCCATGCCGCCCGCTCCCAGCCGGGCGTACAGCCGGTAGCCGCCGACCTCGGCCGGGTCCTCGGCGAGCAGCGGACGGAAGACGGGCGGCGGCAGCGGATCGGACATGCGAGGTTCCCCCAGTGAGCGCACGCGGTGACCGCCATACCGTAGCGGCCCGCCCGTCCGGCGGCTGACGGGGGCTCAGCGGCGGGCGCCGGCCGGAACGCCGAAGGCCCGGCCCCTCGCGGTGCGGGGGCCGGGCCTTCGGGAACGACCGGGGTCAGATCGAGAAGACCTCGTCGACGATGGCCTGCTGCTCCGCGGCGTGCCGCTTGGCCGAACCCACCGCCGGGGCGGAGGAGGCCGTGCGGGCGACGCGGCGCAGACGCGCACCGCCGTTGGCGCTGCGGCCGATGACGACCTGCAGGTGGTCGACCAGGTTCATCGCGATGAACGGCCAGGCACCCTGGTTGGCCGGCTCCTCCTGCGCCCAGATGAACTGGACGTCCGAGCCGTACTTGGCCAGCTCCTCCTGGAGCTCGGCGACCGGCAGCGGGTAGAGCCGCTCCATCCGGACGATGGCGGTGTCGGTGATGCCGCGCTCGGTCCGGGCCGCCTCCAGGTCGTAGTAGAACTTGCCGGAGGTGATGACGACCTTGCGGACCTGAGCCGGGTTCACCGTGGAGTCCCCGATGACCGGGCGGAACGAGCCCGACAGGAACTCGCTGGTGGCGGACGCCGCGGCCTTCAGGCGCAGCATCGACTTCGGGGTGAAGACGATGAGCGGCTTGTGGTGCGGGTTGTGCGCCTGCCAGCGCAGCAGGTGGAAGTAGTTCGACGGCAGGGTCGGCATCGCGACCGTCATGTTGTCCTGCGCGCACAGCTGCAGGAAGCGCTCCGGGCGGGCGGACGAGTGGTCCGGGCCCTGGCCCTCCATGCCGTGCGGCAGCAGCAGGGTGACGCCGGAGTGCTGGCCCCACTTCTGCTCGGCGGAGGCGATGTACTCGTCCACCATGGTCTGCGCGCCGTTGACGAAGTCGCCGAACTGCGCCTCCCACATGACCAGCGCGTTCGGGCGGGTCAGCGAGTAGCCGTACTCGAAGCCCATCGCCGCGTACTCCGACAGCAGGCTGTCATAGACGGTGAAGCGGGCCTGGTCCTCGGTCAGGTACAGCAGCGGGGTGTAGTCCTCGCCGGTGTTGCGGTCGATCAGCACCGCGTGGCGCTGGCCGAAGGTGCCGCGGCGGGAGTCCTGGCCGGCCAGGCGGACCGGGTGGCCCTCCATCAGCAGCGAGCCGATGGCGAGGGTCTCGCCGGTGGCCCAGTCGATGGTGTTGTCCTCGACCGAGGCGGCGCGGCGCTGCAGCTGCGGCAGCAGGCGCGGGTGCACGGTCAGCCACTCGGGCAGGTTGACCTGCGAGGCGGCGATCCGCTTCACCATCTCCTCGGAGATGCCGGTCTGGATGTTGACCGGGAAGTCGGCGACCGGGCGGCCGTTGGCGGTGCTGGTCTGCGCGGTGGCCTCGCGGACCTCGGAGAAGACCTTCTCCAGCTGGCCCTGGAAGTCCTGGAGCGCCTGCTCCGCCTCTTCCATGGTGATGTCGCCGCGACCGATCAGGCCCTCGGTGTACAGCTTGCGCACCGAGCGCTTCTTGTCGATCAGGTCGTACATCAGCGGCTGGGTGAACGACGGGTTGTCGGCCTCGTTGTGACCGCGGCGGCGGTAGCAGATGAGGTCGATCACGACGTCCTTGTGGAACGCCTGGCGGAACTCGAAGGCGAGCCGCGCGACGCGGACCACGGCCTCCGGGTCGTCGCCGTTCACGTGGAAGATCGGGGCCTCGATCATGCGGGCCACGTCGGTGCAGTACATCGAGGAGCGCGAGGACGCCGGGGCGGCGGTGAAGCCGACCTGGTTGTTCACCACGATGTGCACGGTGCCGCCGGTGCGGTAGCCGCGCAGCTGCGACATGTTCAGGGTCTCCGCGACCACGCCCTGGCCGGCGAAGGCCGCGTCGCCGTGGACCTGGATCGGCAGCACCGGGAAGGTCGTGCCGCCCTGGTCCAGGATGTCCTGCTTGGCGCGGGCGATGCCCTCGACGACCGGGTCGACCGTCTCCAGGTGGGACGGGTTGGCGGCCAGCGACACCTTGATGGTCTCGCCGTCCAGGCCGGTGAAGGTGCCCTCGGCGCCCAGGTGGTACTTGACGTCGCCGGAGCCGTGCATGGACTTCGGGTCGAGGTTGCCCTCGAACTCGCCGAAGATCCGGCCGTACGGCTTGCCGACGATGTTGGCCAGCACGTTCAGGCGGCCGCGGTGGGCCATGCCGATGACGGCCTCGTCCAGGCGGTGCTCGGCCGCCGCGTCGATGGTCGCGTCCAGCAGCGGGATGAGGGACTCGCCGCCCTCCAGCGAGAAACGCTTCTGCCCGACGTACTTGGTCTGCAGGAAGGTCTCGAAGGCCTCGGCCGAGTTCAGCCGGCGCAGGATGCGCAACTGCTCCTCGCGCTCGGGCTTGGTGTACGGCTTCTCCAGGCGCTCCTGCAGCCACTTGCGCTGCTTCGGGTCCTGGATGTGCATGTACTCGATGCCGACGGTGCGGCAGTAGGTGTTGCGCAGCAGGCCGAGGATGTCGCGGAGCTTCATCATCTTCTGGCCGCCGAAGCCGCCGACGGCGAACTCGCGCTCCAGGTCCCACAGGGTGAGGCCGTGCTGGACGACGTCCAGGTCGGGGTGCTTGCGCTGCTTGTACTCCAGCGGGTCGGTGTCGGCCATCAGGTGGCCGCGCACGCGGTACGCGTGGATGAGCTCCATGACGCGGGCGGTCTTGTTGACCTCGTCGTCGTGGGTGGCGGCGACGTCGGTCGCCCAGCGGACCGGCTCGTACGGGATCCGCAGCGACTCGAAGACCTCGTCGTAGAAGCCGTTCTCGCCGAGCAGCAGCTGGTGGATCGAGCGCAGGAACTCACCCGACGCGGCGCCCTGGATGACGCGGTGGTCGTAGGTGGAGGTCAGCGTCATGATCTTGGAGACGCCGAGGCGGGCCAGCGTGTCCGGGGAGGAGCCCTGGAACTCGGCCGGGTACTCCATGGCGCCGACGCCGACGATGGTGCCCTGGTTCTGCATCAGGCGCGGCACGGAGTGCACGGTGCCGATGCCGCCGGGGTTGGTCAGCGAGACGGTGACCCCGGTGAAGTCGTCCATGGTCAGCTTGTTGGCGCGGGCCCGGCGGACGATGTCCTCGTAGGCCTGCCAGAAGCCGAAGAAGTCGAGCGTCTCGGCCTTCTTGATGGCCGCGACGACGAGCTGGCGGTCGCCGTTCGGCTTGACCAGGTCGATGGCCAGGCCGAGGTTGATGTGCTGCGGCTTGACCAGGTAGGTCTTGCCGTCCTCCACCTTGTAGCTGTAGTTCATGCCCGGGTTGGCCTTGACGGCCTGGACCAGGGCGTAGCCGATCAGGTGGGTGAAGGAGACCTTCCCACCGCGGGCGCGCTGGAGGTGGTTGTTGATGACGATGCGGTTGTCGATCAGCAGCTTCGCCGGGACGGCGCGCACCGAGGTCGCGGTCGGGACCTCCAGGGACGCGTCCATGTTGGTCGCGACGGCCTTCGCCGGGCCGCGCAGCTGGACCAGCTCGGGGCCGGTCTCGGCGGCGGGCGCGACCGCGGCCGGGGCGGCGGCCTTGGGCGCCGGCGGGGCGGCGGGAGCGGCGGCGAGCGGCGCGGGCGCCGGCTGGACCGGAGCCGGAGCGGCCGGTGCAGCGGGGGCGGGCGCCGCCGGAGCGGCAGCGGCAGGAGCGGCAACGGGGGTCGGCGTGGGGCCGACCGGGGTTGCGGCCTGGGTCACTGGAGTCACCTCGGTACCGGGCTTGTAGTCGGCGAAAAAGTCCCACCAGGCTCGGTCGACCGAGTTGGGATCCTGGAGGTACTGCTGGTAGATCTCGTCGACGAGCCACTCATTGGGGCCGAAGCCAGTGGAGCTTGCCGAGCTGCTGGGGGTTTCAGGGTGTGGCGACATCGGGGCAACCGCCCTCTTCCGCTTCCTTTTGGATGGTTGGACAGCGGGGATTAAGGCTACGCCTCCGACCAGTGATCGCGCAGTCCCCACCGGTCAGGCGTCGCCCAGATCACATCGGCGGGCAGGATTTTGGCCGGATCTGCGCGTTAGAGATCCGGTAAAGGTGGGAACCCGGCCGGGCCCCCACCATGCTGATACCGCCATTAAATCGGACAAAAGGTGGTGGCGGTACCGTCCGGGCGCGATCTTCCGCCCGGGCCCGACATGTTTGTACCGGTTGTGTGACAACTAGGCGCCGAGTCGCGCCCTGAGCTGGGCCTCACCCGGCAGGGTGACCTCGATCAGGCAGCCGCGGCCGGCCTCGGCCACCCGGATCTCGCCGCCGTGCAGGTCCACCGCCCAGCGGGCGATGGCCAGCCCCAGGCCGGTGCCGCCGTCGCTGCCCGGGCCGAGCGCGGTCGCGGAGCCGCTGCGGCCGAAGCGCTCGAAGACCCGCTCGCGGTCGGCGGCGGGGATGCCGGGGCCCTGGTCCTCGACCTCCAGCCGCAGGGCGCCGGGCCGCTGACCGGCCCGGGCCCGCACGGTCACCGTGCCGCCGGCCGGGGAGTGCTTGCAGGCGTTGTCGACCAGGTTGGCCACCACCTGGTGCAGCCGCTCGGGGTCGGCCACCGCGCTCAGGCCGGACGGCTCGACGTCCAGGGCCAGGCGCAGGTCGCCGCGCCGCGCGTACGCGCCGCCGGCGGTGGCGCCGTCCACGGTCACCCCGCGCAGCACGCCGTCCAGGAACGGGCGGACGTCGAACGGGCGGGCGTCCAGCGGCACCACGCCGTCGTCCAGCTTGGACAGGTCGAGCAGGTGGGTGACCAGCCGGCCGAGCCGCTCGGTCTGCTCCAAGGCCGCGCCCAGGCTCTGCGGGTCGGGCTTCACGACCCCGTCCACCACGTTCTCCAGCACGCCGCGCAGTGCGGCGATGGGCGTGCGCAGCTCGTGCGAGACGTTGGCGATCAGCTCCCGGCGGTGCCGGTCGGCGGCCTCCAGGTCGGCGGCCATCAGGTTGAAGGTGGCGGCCAGCTCACCGATCTCGTCGCGGGAGGAGGCGTCCACCCGGGCGCTGTAGTCGCCCCGGGCCATCGCCCGGGCGGCGGCCGTCATGGCGCGCAGCGGAGCGGTCAGGCCGTGCGCGAGGAACTGCATGAAGAGCAGCGAGGCGATGGTGGAGAAGATCATGATGATCCGGATCTGGGTCTCCGACCGGATCGCGACCACCACCATCCCGGTGGCCAGCACCACGGAGACGACCACCAGCAGGGCGAGCTTGCCCTTGATCGAGCGGACCGGGTCGAACGGCCGCATGTCGGCCCACACGCGGCGCGCGGCGCGCGCGGCCAGGCCGGGGCGCGGGGAGCGCTCGGCGTCCCCGTTGCGTTGCTGAGGAAAGGTCATGGCAGGTCCCGAGTCCGTGTGGCCGTCTTGCTCCGCGCGGCGATGGGCCCCCCGGTGGCCCATGCCGTCCGCGCCGGCCTAGGAGAGCGGGGCCTCCAGGGCGTACCCGACGCCGTGCACCGTGCGGATCCAGCTCGCGCCGATCTTCCGGCGCAGCGCCTTCACGTGGCTGTCGACCGTGCGGGTGCCCGAGGCGTCCGTCCAGTCCCAGACCTCGGCGAGCAGCTGCTCGCGGGTGAGCACCGCGCGCGGCTGCGCGGCCAGGCAGGCGAGCAGGTCGAACTCGGTGGGCGTCAGGTGGACGTCCTCCGTGCCCAGCCGGACCCGGCGCTGCACGTGGTCGATCTCCAGTTCGCCGAAGCGGAGGCTGCCGAGCGCCGGGGTCCGCGCCGCCTGCTGGGCCCGCTCCACGCGGCGCAGCAGCACGTTGACCCGGGCCGCCAGTTCGCGCATCGAGAACGGCTTGGTCATGTAGTCGTCCGCACCGACGCCGAGGCCGACCAGCAGGTCCGTCTCGTCGTCGCGGGCGGTCAGCATCAGCACCGGCACCGGGCGCTGGGCCTGGATCCGGCGGCACACTTCGAGGCCGTCGAAGCCGGGCAGCATGATGTCGAGGACCACCAGGTCCGGCTGCCAGGTGTGGAAGCCGTCCACCGCGCCGGGGCCGTCGTGGGCCACGGCGACCTTGAAGCCCTCCGCGCCCAG from Kitasatospora terrestris includes the following:
- a CDS encoding DUF6104 family protein, which encodes MYFTDRGIEELAGRRGDEEVTFEWLAERLREFVDLNPDFEVPVERLATWLARLDDEDDE
- a CDS encoding serine/threonine-protein kinase, which encodes MSDPLPPPVFRPLLAEDPAEVGGYRLYARLGAGGMGRVYLSYTPGGRPVALKVVRPEFAEDAEFRRRFAQEVLNARRIHGLYTAQVIDSGLDAEAPWLVTAYVPGPSLQQVVREHGALPVRTVLLLLGGIAEALQAIHGVGVVHRDLKPANVLIAGDGPRVIDFGIARAADATALTGTGFRIGSPAFMAPEQAQGHPVTPATDVFALGALAAYVAGGVPPFGEGPETAVLYRVVHEEPVLDGVPAELRGLLLRCLAKRPEDRPAPAEIIEVARAHPAVGGLLRFGDDWLPAGVGPELTRRSDLPHTPPAPLPTAPAGPPPPAIPPTAPVTVPVSGPPVPVSGPPVPAVPPAAGFGPPPAGFGPPPAGAYDTTRTAAGPAPRRGSVSWKTLLAVSVVMVLAGTAAGVALKGRADGNGAATGGVAGGSAGAAGSPQGTARGGSAEGRYTEVYRDRELHSPDYTYSFDLAAGKVVSDGASPSWELEPGLGRFTWSGNSDVFVSRDGGLTPEQCAAGIDRAPVTDLAFDALPVGRVFCVRNRVNGGVAVVTVLEQGNRSTAEVRLSASYYRHDG
- a CDS encoding multifunctional oxoglutarate decarboxylase/oxoglutarate dehydrogenase thiamine pyrophosphate-binding subunit/dihydrolipoyllysine-residue succinyltransferase subunit produces the protein MSPHPETPSSSASSTGFGPNEWLVDEIYQQYLQDPNSVDRAWWDFFADYKPGTEVTPVTQAATPVGPTPTPVAAPAAAAPAAPAPAAPAAPAPVQPAPAPLAAAPAAPPAPKAAAPAAVAPAAETGPELVQLRGPAKAVATNMDASLEVPTATSVRAVPAKLLIDNRIVINNHLQRARGGKVSFTHLIGYALVQAVKANPGMNYSYKVEDGKTYLVKPQHINLGLAIDLVKPNGDRQLVVAAIKKAETLDFFGFWQAYEDIVRRARANKLTMDDFTGVTVSLTNPGGIGTVHSVPRLMQNQGTIVGVGAMEYPAEFQGSSPDTLARLGVSKIMTLTSTYDHRVIQGAASGEFLRSIHQLLLGENGFYDEVFESLRIPYEPVRWATDVAATHDDEVNKTARVMELIHAYRVRGHLMADTDPLEYKQRKHPDLDVVQHGLTLWDLEREFAVGGFGGQKMMKLRDILGLLRNTYCRTVGIEYMHIQDPKQRKWLQERLEKPYTKPEREEQLRILRRLNSAEAFETFLQTKYVGQKRFSLEGGESLIPLLDATIDAAAEHRLDEAVIGMAHRGRLNVLANIVGKPYGRIFGEFEGNLDPKSMHGSGDVKYHLGAEGTFTGLDGETIKVSLAANPSHLETVDPVVEGIARAKQDILDQGGTTFPVLPIQVHGDAAFAGQGVVAETLNMSQLRGYRTGGTVHIVVNNQVGFTAAPASSRSSMYCTDVARMIEAPIFHVNGDDPEAVVRVARLAFEFRQAFHKDVVIDLICYRRRGHNEADNPSFTQPLMYDLIDKKRSVRKLYTEGLIGRGDITMEEAEQALQDFQGQLEKVFSEVREATAQTSTANGRPVADFPVNIQTGISEEMVKRIAASQVNLPEWLTVHPRLLPQLQRRAASVEDNTIDWATGETLAIGSLLMEGHPVRLAGQDSRRGTFGQRHAVLIDRNTGEDYTPLLYLTEDQARFTVYDSLLSEYAAMGFEYGYSLTRPNALVMWEAQFGDFVNGAQTMVDEYIASAEQKWGQHSGVTLLLPHGMEGQGPDHSSARPERFLQLCAQDNMTVAMPTLPSNYFHLLRWQAHNPHHKPLIVFTPKSMLRLKAAASATSEFLSGSFRPVIGDSTVNPAQVRKVVITSGKFYYDLEAARTERGITDTAIVRMERLYPLPVAELQEELAKYGSDVQFIWAQEEPANQGAWPFIAMNLVDHLQVVIGRSANGGARLRRVARTASSAPAVGSAKRHAAEQQAIVDEVFSI
- a CDS encoding HAMP domain-containing sensor histidine kinase, giving the protein MTFPQQRNGDAERSPRPGLAARAARRVWADMRPFDPVRSIKGKLALLVVVSVVLATGMVVVAIRSETQIRIIMIFSTIASLLFMQFLAHGLTAPLRAMTAAARAMARGDYSARVDASSRDEIGELAATFNLMAADLEAADRHRRELIANVSHELRTPIAALRGVLENVVDGVVKPDPQSLGAALEQTERLGRLVTHLLDLSKLDDGVVPLDARPFDVRPFLDGVLRGVTVDGATAGGAYARRGDLRLALDVEPSGLSAVADPERLHQVVANLVDNACKHSPAGGTVTVRARAGQRPGALRLEVEDQGPGIPAADRERVFERFGRSGSATALGPGSDGGTGLGLAIARWAVDLHGGEIRVAEAGRGCLIEVTLPGEAQLRARLGA
- a CDS encoding response regulator transcription factor; protein product: MQQETLNNGPVGTQRRVLVVEDEPTIAESIAARLGAEGFKVAVAHDGPGAVDGFHTWQPDLVVLDIMLPGFDGLEVCRRIQAQRPVPVLMLTARDDETDLLVGLGVGADDYMTKPFSMRELAARVNVLLRRVERAQQAARTPALGSLRFGELEIDHVQRRVRLGTEDVHLTPTEFDLLACLAAQPRAVLTREQLLAEVWDWTDASGTRTVDSHVKALRRKIGASWIRTVHGVGYALEAPLS